A single window of Methanothermobacter marburgensis str. Marburg DNA harbors:
- a CDS encoding (5-formylfuran-3-yl)methyl phosphate synthase, with the protein MLLLISPINTEEALEAIEGGADIVDVKNPREGSLGANFPWVIRRVREMTPDEMLVSATLGDVPYKPGTVALAAMGALVSGADYIKVGLYGTKNYEEAVDVMKNVVRAVKDESDAIVVAAGYADAHRVGAVDPMEIPRVAADSGADLAMLDTAVKDGKSLFDFMDMEQLESFVSETRDHGLKSALAGSVGREHLKPLHDIGCDVVGIRGAACVGGDRNTGRIHRTAVRELKELIESF; encoded by the coding sequence TTGCTTCTATTGATAAGTCCAATTAACACAGAGGAGGCACTTGAAGCCATAGAAGGCGGTGCAGACATAGTTGACGTTAAGAACCCCCGTGAGGGATCTCTCGGGGCCAACTTTCCCTGGGTTATCCGCCGGGTCAGGGAGATGACACCCGATGAGATGCTTGTGAGCGCCACCCTAGGTGATGTGCCCTACAAGCCAGGGACAGTGGCGCTGGCAGCCATGGGGGCCCTCGTATCAGGTGCAGACTACATAAAGGTCGGCCTCTACGGGACAAAGAACTACGAAGAGGCGGTTGATGTCATGAAGAACGTTGTGAGGGCAGTTAAGGATGAATCCGACGCAATCGTCGTTGCAGCCGGCTACGCCGACGCCCACCGTGTGGGTGCAGTGGACCCAATGGAGATACCACGTGTTGCTGCAGATTCAGGGGCTGATCTTGCAATGCTTGACACCGCTGTGAAGGATGGTAAGTCACTGTTTGATTTCATGGACATGGAGCAGCTGGAATCATTTGTCTCAGAAACCAGGGACCATGGACTGAAATCCGCCCTTGCAGGGTCCGTTGGAAGGGAGCACCTCAAACCACTGCATGATATTGGATGTGATGTGGTCGGCATAAGGGGTGCCGCATGTGTTGGCGGAGACCGCAACACTGGCAGAATCCACAGGACAGCTGTGAGAGAACTCAAGGAACTGATAGAAAGCTTCTAA
- the guaB gene encoding IMP dehydrogenase yields MYTKKLKEAETGYTFDDFLLLPQASYVEPKDVETSGRVSRNIRLKIPIISSAMDTVTEYEMAIAMAQEGGMGVIHRNMSIKDQVEQVKKVKRSGDLTIRDVITISPDSTLREAHEIMDQEEISGLPVVEDGILIGIISRRDIEPIFNSEADRKVDQVMTRDVVTVDESVTPSEALDIAYENKVERLPVVKDGKIVGILTMKDILERKRYPNASRDSEGYLMVAAATGPFDLERAHALDEAGADILAIDSAHGHNMNLVKSAGKMKREIDADLIVGNIATREAAEDLIAQDVDGLKVGIGPGSMCTTRIIAGVGVPQLTAIAEVADVAAEYDVPVIADGGIRYSGDIAKAVAVGADCVMLGNLLAGTYEAPGDVVVMNGRKYKQYRGMGSLGAMTGGIGAGTDRYFQEPKGHMKHTKVVPEGVEGVVPYKGTVSEVLFQLIGGLRASMGYCGAADLGEMKEKAKLVRITSSGIKESHPHDLLITNESPNYPTLK; encoded by the coding sequence ATGTACACGAAAAAGTTGAAGGAAGCAGAAACCGGTTACACATTTGATGATTTTCTCCTTCTTCCCCAGGCATCATATGTGGAACCGAAGGATGTGGAGACATCTGGAAGGGTCTCAAGAAATATCAGGCTCAAGATACCCATAATAAGCTCTGCGATGGACACCGTTACAGAGTATGAGATGGCCATCGCAATGGCCCAGGAGGGCGGAATGGGTGTTATCCACAGGAACATGAGCATCAAGGACCAGGTGGAGCAGGTCAAGAAGGTCAAGAGGTCCGGTGACCTCACCATAAGGGATGTTATAACCATATCACCGGACTCCACCCTCAGGGAGGCCCATGAGATAATGGATCAGGAGGAGATCAGCGGGCTGCCCGTGGTTGAGGATGGAATACTCATAGGTATAATAAGCCGGAGGGACATTGAGCCCATATTCAACTCCGAGGCCGACAGAAAGGTTGACCAGGTGATGACAAGGGATGTCGTCACTGTTGATGAATCGGTGACCCCATCAGAGGCCCTTGACATAGCCTACGAGAACAAGGTTGAAAGGCTCCCTGTTGTGAAGGACGGGAAGATCGTTGGTATACTCACCATGAAGGACATACTTGAGAGGAAGAGGTACCCCAACGCATCAAGGGACAGTGAAGGTTACCTCATGGTTGCAGCAGCCACAGGGCCATTTGACCTTGAAAGGGCCCATGCGCTTGACGAGGCAGGGGCAGATATACTGGCAATCGACAGCGCCCACGGACACAACATGAACCTTGTTAAGAGCGCCGGGAAAATGAAGAGGGAGATAGACGCGGACCTCATAGTGGGTAACATCGCAACCAGGGAGGCTGCAGAGGACCTCATCGCACAGGACGTTGATGGCCTCAAGGTTGGTATAGGTCCCGGGTCAATGTGCACCACAAGGATAATTGCAGGTGTGGGCGTGCCGCAGCTCACCGCCATAGCCGAGGTGGCTGATGTGGCAGCAGAGTACGATGTTCCTGTGATCGCCGATGGTGGTATAAGGTACTCAGGGGATATTGCAAAGGCAGTGGCAGTTGGGGCGGACTGTGTCATGCTCGGAAACCTGCTTGCAGGTACCTATGAGGCCCCGGGGGACGTTGTTGTTATGAATGGCCGTAAGTACAAGCAGTACCGTGGCATGGGGTCCCTGGGTGCAATGACAGGCGGCATAGGTGCCGGGACAGACAGGTACTTCCAGGAGCCCAAGGGACACATGAAACACACCAAGGTCGTCCCTGAGGGTGTTGAGGGCGTTGTCCCCTATAAGGGAACGGTGAGCGAGGTCCTGTTCCAGTTAATCGGAGGTCTCAGGGCCTCAATGGGATACTGCGGCGCCGCAGATCTCGGTGAGATGAAGGAGAAGGCAAAGCTTGTGAGGATAACCTCAAGCGGTATCAAGGAGAGCCACCCCCACGACCTCCTCATAACCAATGAAAGCCCAAACTACCCCACCCTCAAATAA
- a CDS encoding molybdenum cofactor guanylyltransferase, producing MKNRELKSAVVLCGGMGRRMGSDKGLLVMDGRTFIEIITDRLLEYFSEVAVVFRDSSQACNYRDLLDSSIRVLTDEVPGVGPLGGIFTALGRISGSAALFLPCDSPLVTLEFLLNMKDAFRVMGDRCDAIVPCRDGLPEPLHSIYSVKIRDHIKGLLAKNERRVRVLLDSIESCRLDAISLDPTLRSFRNFNRPEDLRI from the coding sequence ATGAAGAACCGTGAACTGAAGTCCGCTGTGGTCCTCTGCGGGGGAATGGGCAGGAGGATGGGATCAGATAAGGGCCTTCTTGTGATGGATGGAAGGACATTCATTGAGATAATAACAGATAGGTTGCTGGAATATTTCAGTGAGGTGGCCGTGGTCTTCCGTGACAGTAGCCAGGCTTGTAATTACAGGGATCTTCTTGATTCCAGTATCAGAGTCCTCACAGATGAGGTGCCGGGTGTCGGCCCGCTGGGGGGTATATTCACTGCACTTGGAAGAATATCAGGTTCTGCGGCCCTCTTTCTCCCCTGTGACTCCCCCCTTGTTACCCTGGAATTTCTCCTGAATATGAAGGATGCCTTCAGGGTGATGGGGGATAGGTGTGATGCCATTGTACCCTGCAGGGATGGTCTACCCGAGCCGCTACACTCAATCTACTCGGTAAAAATAAGGGACCATATAAAGGGTCTGCTCGCCAAAAATGAAAGGAGAGTTAGGGTTCTCCTTGACTCCATTGAATCCTGCCGCCTAGACGCTATCAGTCTGGATCCAACCCTTCGGAGTTTCAGGAACTTCAACCGACCGGAGGACCTCAGGATCTGA
- a CDS encoding pseudomurein-binding repeat-containing protein — protein MERLTLEQYREMVNEIIEFKNLYGSLPEYALVDGKKIHKEHYIDMIERVNKFVLEMGRNPRTVDIRS, from the coding sequence ATGGAACGTTTGACCCTTGAGCAGTATAGGGAAATGGTTAATGAGATAATTGAATTCAAGAATCTGTACGGGTCTTTACCGGAATATGCCCTCGTCGATGGGAAGAAAATCCACAAAGAACACTACATCGACATGATCGAGAGGGTAAATAAGTTTGTTCTTGAGATGGGAAGAAATCCGCGCACAGTTGATATCAGATCCTGA
- the cbiT gene encoding precorrin-6Y C5,15-methyltransferase (decarboxylating) subunit CbiT, producing MIPDHEFIKNPSVPGPTAMEVRCLLMCLADPGKGDTAVDVGCGTGGVTLELSRRAGRVYAIDKSPDAISTTEMNLKKHGLGDNVTLICSDAVEALSEIDALDIAVIGGSGGRLGEILEMVTDKLTDGGRILITAILLETRCEAVKYLKELGFDVNITELSITRGRVLERGTMMVSKNPIAVVYTDNSD from the coding sequence TTGATACCTGACCATGAATTCATAAAGAATCCCTCTGTACCGGGACCAACAGCCATGGAGGTTAGGTGCCTACTTATGTGCCTTGCAGATCCCGGGAAAGGGGACACCGCAGTTGATGTGGGGTGTGGAACCGGTGGAGTGACCCTTGAACTTTCAAGGAGGGCTGGAAGGGTCTATGCAATCGACAAAAGCCCCGATGCAATTTCAACAACGGAGATGAACCTTAAAAAGCATGGGCTGGGGGATAACGTCACCCTTATATGTAGTGATGCGGTGGAAGCTCTCTCTGAAATTGATGCGCTGGACATTGCTGTAATCGGGGGAAGTGGCGGTAGACTTGGGGAAATACTTGAAATGGTTACAGATAAGCTTACAGATGGTGGAAGGATCCTTATAACCGCAATACTCCTTGAGACAAGGTGCGAGGCCGTTAAGTACCTGAAGGAGCTTGGATTCGACGTGAACATAACCGAACTGAGCATAACAAGGGGCCGTGTACTTGAAAGGGGGACCATGATGGTTTCAAAGAATCCCATCGCAGTTGTTTACACGGATAATTCAGATTAA
- a CDS encoding UbiX family flavin prenyltransferase, with translation MIILAMTGASGVIYGDRILRALKDAGENVGLMITDTARDIIRYELGRDPETLEEMADECFDSDDFTSAVNSGSSSFSAMVIAPCTMKTLSAIANGYAGNALTRAADVCLKERRKLVLVPRETPLRSVHLENMLRVSREGGIILPAMPGFYHRPSSIEEIADFIAGKVLDVLGIENELFRRWSGEDMERP, from the coding sequence ATGATAATACTGGCAATGACAGGTGCAAGTGGCGTTATCTACGGGGATAGAATACTCAGGGCCCTGAAGGACGCTGGGGAAAATGTTGGACTCATGATAACCGATACTGCACGTGATATAATCAGATACGAACTTGGAAGAGACCCTGAAACCCTGGAGGAGATGGCTGATGAGTGCTTTGATTCTGATGACTTCACATCAGCAGTTAACAGTGGCTCCTCCAGTTTCAGTGCCATGGTCATAGCGCCGTGCACAATGAAGACCCTATCAGCGATAGCCAACGGATATGCAGGCAATGCACTCACAAGGGCCGCTGACGTGTGTCTCAAGGAGAGGCGTAAACTCGTCCTTGTGCCAAGGGAAACACCTCTTAGAAGCGTGCACCTTGAGAACATGCTGAGGGTTTCAAGGGAGGGGGGTATAATACTCCCTGCCATGCCCGGATTCTACCACAGACCATCATCAATAGAGGAAATCGCCGACTTCATAGCTGGTAAGGTGCTCGACGTCCTGGGGATAGAGAATGAACTCTTCAGAAGGTGGAGCGGTGAGGACATGGAAAGGCCTTAA
- a CDS encoding HD domain-containing protein: MKFIRDSVHGNLKLTEFEVRVVDTPQFQRLRRIKQLGFTNLIYPGANHSRFEHSIGAMYLASRLAEHLNLGPEKKSILRLCALLHDVGHGPFSHVSEGVLERSHESLTRELIRESVLGEIISEEFDLEQVMRILRGEGVLGQAINGELDVDRMDYLLRDSHYTGVAYGIIDVERLIYNMKMENDLVLDRKGVQAAESALLARYFMYPSVYQHHTTRIVNSMFRRCLRSLISEGVLDESRIYRYDDMDLIVMCRNQDGLAGDMIRRLDNRDLLKTVDSVKLNELEDPHRVFRITDAEIRKAEREIAEDMDLDPDYVVVNLPEYPAFDEMRTQVSVGDSIVNLSHISSLVGALKEARFNHADICVYVPRESAAAFREFSLHDYMDLPERRPSHPRQLRLTVPDYLKFR, from the coding sequence ATGAAATTCATAAGGGACAGCGTCCACGGTAACCTGAAACTCACCGAATTTGAGGTGAGGGTTGTTGACACACCCCAGTTTCAGCGACTCAGGAGGATAAAGCAGCTGGGATTCACAAATCTGATATACCCCGGGGCAAACCATTCAAGGTTTGAACACTCCATAGGTGCCATGTACCTGGCATCCAGGCTGGCAGAGCACCTCAACCTTGGACCTGAAAAGAAGAGTATACTGAGGCTCTGCGCCCTCCTCCATGATGTGGGTCACGGTCCATTCTCCCATGTATCAGAGGGTGTTCTTGAAAGGTCCCATGAGAGCCTCACAAGGGAACTCATAAGGGAATCTGTGCTCGGTGAGATAATATCAGAGGAGTTCGACCTTGAACAGGTTATGAGGATACTGAGGGGTGAGGGTGTCCTTGGACAGGCAATCAACGGGGAGCTTGACGTTGACAGGATGGATTACCTGCTGCGGGACTCCCACTACACAGGGGTGGCCTACGGTATAATAGACGTTGAAAGGCTGATATACAATATGAAGATGGAGAACGACCTTGTCCTTGACAGGAAGGGTGTTCAGGCCGCAGAGTCTGCCCTGCTTGCAAGGTACTTCATGTATCCCAGCGTCTACCAGCACCACACCACGAGGATCGTGAACTCCATGTTCAGGAGGTGCCTCAGGAGCCTCATATCTGAGGGGGTGCTTGATGAGTCCAGGATATACCGGTATGACGACATGGACCTCATCGTAATGTGCAGAAATCAGGATGGACTTGCAGGGGATATGATACGGAGACTGGATAACCGTGACCTCCTCAAGACCGTGGACTCTGTGAAACTCAATGAACTAGAGGACCCCCACAGGGTATTCAGGATCACAGATGCTGAGATAAGAAAGGCCGAGAGGGAAATTGCAGAGGATATGGACCTGGACCCTGATTATGTTGTGGTTAACCTTCCCGAGTACCCTGCATTTGATGAGATGAGGACCCAGGTTTCTGTGGGGGACTCCATCGTGAACCTGAGCCATATATCAAGTCTGGTGGGGGCGCTGAAGGAGGCAAGGTTCAACCATGCAGATATCTGTGTCTACGTGCCACGTGAATCCGCTGCGGCATTCAGGGAATTCAGCCTCCACGACTACATGGATCTCCCTGAGAGAAGACCATCACACCCCAGGCAGCTCCGCCTCACGGTACCTGATTACCTTAAATTCCGATAA
- a CDS encoding molybdenum cofactor biosynthesis protein MoaE: MMVMVTDEKEAFRMDDLLEHVKKSPYLDECGAVFTFEGIVRGVDDERTEKLVLTTPDIEKAQRELEGIVEDVMEKYPVRDVAVVHYVGEFYVSETLFMVAVAGPHRGETLEALKEIIERTKYEIDFKKEEYTTSGRNVIMSGG; encoded by the coding sequence ATGATGGTCATGGTGACAGATGAAAAGGAGGCCTTCAGAATGGATGACCTCCTTGAACATGTGAAGAAGAGCCCCTACCTTGATGAATGCGGAGCAGTGTTCACCTTTGAGGGTATCGTCCGTGGTGTTGATGATGAGAGGACAGAGAAACTTGTACTTACAACACCTGACATTGAAAAGGCCCAGAGGGAACTGGAGGGGATAGTGGAGGATGTGATGGAGAAGTACCCTGTGAGGGACGTGGCAGTTGTGCACTACGTTGGGGAGTTCTACGTATCAGAGACCCTTTTCATGGTGGCGGTTGCAGGACCCCACCGCGGGGAAACCCTTGAGGCCCTCAAAGAGATAATCGAGAGGACAAAATATGAAATAGACTTCAAAAAGGAGGAGTACACCACCAGCGGCAGGAACGTTATCATGTCAGGCGGCTAG
- a CDS encoding nicotinamide-nucleotide adenylyltransferase, which translates to MRGLLVGRMQPFHRGHLQVIKRVLGEVDELIICIGSAQLSHSLRDPFTAGERVMMLTKALSENGIPASSYYIIPVQDIECNALWVAHIKMLTPPFDRVYSGNPLVQRLFSEDGYEVTAPPLFYRDRYSGTEVRRRMLDDGDWRSLLPDSVVEVIEEINGVERIKHLAKKEVSELV; encoded by the coding sequence ATGAGGGGATTGCTGGTTGGAAGGATGCAGCCATTCCACCGGGGACACCTCCAGGTTATAAAGAGGGTGCTCGGGGAGGTTGATGAACTCATAATATGTATCGGAAGCGCCCAGCTGAGCCACAGCCTCAGGGACCCCTTCACCGCCGGTGAGAGGGTGATGATGCTGACCAAGGCACTCAGCGAGAACGGTATCCCCGCATCAAGCTACTACATCATACCCGTCCAGGACATAGAGTGCAACGCCCTCTGGGTTGCACATATAAAGATGCTGACACCCCCATTTGACAGGGTATACAGTGGAAACCCCCTTGTCCAGCGGCTCTTCAGTGAGGACGGCTATGAGGTGACTGCACCCCCCCTTTTCTACAGGGACAGGTACTCAGGGACAGAGGTGAGGCGGAGGATGCTGGATGATGGTGACTGGCGCTCACTCCTTCCAGACTCGGTGGTTGAGGTTATAGAGGAAATAAATGGTGTTGAAAGAATAAAACACCTTGCAAAAAAGGAAGTTAGTGAACTGGTGTAG
- a CDS encoding ABC transporter ATP-binding protein, with translation MIRVENLTKTYKLENGDEFRALSDVNLEVSEGEILGILGMSGSGKTTLLRILRGVEPFDSGRITLDDVTVEADSGQYYFSKLKKKTAIHLQRSFGLWSETALQNVIRKLYAAKYGDESMTDFDFAYDEFGEEAMELLRVVGLDHKAEHFAPVLSGGEKQRLIMARQLAKKPRVLLLDEPATMSCPGTKQEILDAIKNINRELGVTVVLVSHLPEVHKYLADRLVLMEDGRIVDEGEPKRIIERFMRDIEPPVDYTPPSSEREILRVRDLSKRFVLLKGGAVLEMRDVNLDIREGEIVSIIGPSGAGKTVLLRMIGGLDLPDEGTVEFRLNSEWVNMHEPGVKRMGVRRKMGFMHQEFALLHHATIRSQIASRLGVKGEHVVAEARKRAEELGISDMVLDVLYQLTDLPETEARYRLEKLGLSPEILEELFPSFPDSEVKKYAEPIFRALDLPMDILDRRSYELSGGERVRATLALVLASRPDVLVLDEPFGDLDPITLRMVSNSLKRINMEFGTTIIMVSHHVDFIRELSTRAVMVEDGRLVMDGEPDGLCNEFVERSHAKYLQRVKG, from the coding sequence ATGATAAGGGTGGAGAACCTGACAAAGACCTATAAACTTGAGAATGGAGATGAATTCAGGGCACTTTCTGATGTTAACCTTGAGGTTTCTGAGGGAGAAATACTGGGAATACTTGGAATGAGCGGTTCAGGTAAGACGACACTTCTGAGGATCCTGAGGGGTGTTGAACCCTTTGATTCAGGGAGGATAACCCTGGATGATGTAACCGTTGAGGCTGATTCAGGACAGTACTACTTCTCAAAGCTCAAAAAGAAGACTGCGATTCACCTCCAGAGGTCATTTGGTCTCTGGTCGGAGACCGCCCTTCAGAATGTCATAAGGAAGCTGTACGCTGCAAAATATGGTGACGAGTCCATGACGGACTTTGACTTCGCCTATGATGAATTCGGTGAAGAGGCAATGGAACTCCTAAGGGTGGTTGGACTCGACCACAAGGCCGAGCACTTTGCACCTGTCCTCAGCGGTGGCGAGAAGCAGAGGCTCATAATGGCCAGGCAACTTGCAAAAAAACCCAGGGTACTCCTTCTTGATGAACCCGCAACCATGTCATGCCCTGGGACAAAGCAGGAGATACTGGATGCCATAAAGAACATCAACAGGGAACTGGGTGTCACGGTGGTGCTGGTCTCACACCTGCCTGAAGTCCACAAGTACCTTGCAGACCGTCTGGTTCTCATGGAGGACGGGCGCATCGTTGATGAGGGGGAACCAAAGAGGATTATAGAGAGGTTCATGAGGGACATTGAGCCCCCGGTTGACTACACACCCCCCAGCTCAGAGAGGGAGATCCTCAGGGTCAGGGACCTGTCCAAGAGGTTTGTACTCCTCAAGGGCGGGGCAGTCCTTGAGATGAGGGATGTTAACCTTGATATCAGGGAGGGTGAGATAGTATCCATAATAGGGCCCAGTGGGGCCGGCAAAACGGTGCTCCTCCGGATGATCGGTGGACTGGACCTTCCTGATGAGGGTACGGTGGAGTTCAGGCTCAACAGTGAATGGGTTAACATGCATGAACCTGGCGTTAAAAGGATGGGTGTAAGGAGGAAGATGGGTTTCATGCATCAGGAGTTTGCCCTTTTACATCACGCCACCATAAGGAGCCAGATAGCCTCAAGACTCGGTGTGAAGGGTGAACATGTCGTTGCAGAGGCAAGGAAGAGGGCCGAGGAGCTTGGGATAAGTGATATGGTCCTTGATGTGCTCTACCAGCTCACGGATCTTCCTGAAACAGAGGCCCGCTACAGGCTTGAGAAACTTGGCCTCTCACCTGAGATACTTGAGGAACTCTTCCCTAGTTTCCCTGACAGTGAGGTTAAAAAGTACGCTGAGCCCATATTCAGGGCCCTGGACCTCCCCATGGACATACTTGACAGGAGATCCTATGAGCTCTCAGGTGGTGAGCGGGTGAGGGCGACCCTTGCCCTTGTCCTTGCATCAAGGCCCGATGTCCTCGTCCTTGATGAGCCGTTCGGGGACCTTGACCCCATAACACTCAGGATGGTTTCAAATTCCCTCAAGAGGATTAACATGGAGTTCGGGACAACCATAATCATGGTGAGCCACCATGTGGATTTCATAAGGGAGCTCAGCACAAGGGCTGTGATGGTTGAGGACGGCCGTCTTGTAATGGACGGTGAACCAGATGGCCTCTGCAACGAGTTTGTTGAAAGGAGCCATGCAAAATACCTTCAGAGGGTTAAGGGGTGA
- a CDS encoding flavin reductase family protein has translation MEFENFPIENAHRILTPRPTVIVTTVDGEGNINAAPFSFTMPVSIDPPIVAFASAPDHHTAVNVEDTHEFVLNITPVDIIDEMWITARDLPAGENELEAAGLNWIPSKRVKPPRIAEAVAHLECELLRMCEVGDHNLIVGSVVNASVCSGCIRDGLLDVELVKPVLHVGGTVFVVGDHVRRIE, from the coding sequence GTGGAATTTGAGAATTTTCCCATTGAGAATGCACACAGAATACTTACTCCAAGGCCGACCGTCATTGTAACAACGGTGGATGGGGAGGGGAATATAAATGCGGCCCCATTTTCCTTCACCATGCCGGTGTCAATTGACCCCCCAATTGTGGCGTTTGCATCTGCACCGGACCACCACACAGCAGTGAATGTTGAGGACACCCATGAGTTTGTACTTAACATAACGCCGGTGGATATAATTGATGAGATGTGGATAACCGCCAGGGATCTCCCGGCGGGTGAGAATGAACTTGAGGCCGCCGGTCTTAACTGGATTCCATCGAAGAGGGTTAAGCCCCCAAGGATAGCCGAGGCGGTCGCGCACCTTGAATGTGAACTCCTCCGGATGTGTGAGGTTGGCGACCACAACCTCATAGTGGGCTCAGTTGTGAATGCATCGGTCTGCTCTGGATGCATAAGGGATGGGCTCCTTGATGTTGAATTGGTTAAGCCAGTCCTCCATGTGGGCGGCACAGTGTTTGTTGTGGGGGATCATGTGAGGCGGATTGAATAG
- a CDS encoding universal stress protein, with the protein MFERIMVPTDGSEYAAKAEDLAIELAGRLGSVVVAVHVIDEKLIYPFDVLEDEGKEILAAVQRKGREAGVQVDEVLVFGSPAHDMKKISEKTGADLVVIASHGRSGFEKLLMGSVAETTLKTVEVPVLLVK; encoded by the coding sequence ATGTTTGAGAGGATAATGGTCCCAACCGATGGTTCAGAGTATGCAGCAAAGGCAGAGGATCTTGCCATTGAACTTGCAGGGCGTCTAGGGTCCGTGGTTGTTGCTGTGCATGTTATCGATGAAAAGCTGATCTACCCCTTCGATGTCCTTGAGGATGAGGGAAAGGAGATCCTGGCGGCTGTGCAGAGGAAGGGCAGGGAGGCCGGTGTCCAGGTGGATGAGGTCCTGGTATTTGGGAGCCCGGCGCATGATATGAAGAAGATCTCTGAGAAGACAGGGGCGGATCTCGTGGTTATCGCATCCCATGGGCGTTCAGGTTTTGAGAAGCTTCTGATGGGCAGTGTGGCCGAGACCACCCTCAAGACGGTTGAGGTACCGGTACTACTTGTTAAATAA